A genomic region of Micromonospora sp. NBC_01796 contains the following coding sequences:
- a CDS encoding ATP-binding protein — MVAFVGRHRELRVLAAELERIAPGDSRPGRCLLIRGRRRVGKSRLVEQFVENLDAPSVYFTAAGSPTPQEVRRFCADVAESPLPGRELLAAANPEDWDSALRLLAAALPEDGPSVVVIDEVPYLMDGEHVFEGVLQRAWDRQLSRKPVLLILIGSDLSMMEALNSYERPFHQRGREMVVGPLNPADLSTMLEVDAAEAIDATLVTGGLPLVCTEWQPGTDVWDFLTTALADPTSALLVSAERSLAAEFPAAVQARAVLAAIGSGERTFANIARASGGLGATPLQRSLDVLNEKRLVVGDLPLSTRPSKERRYRIADPYLRFWLHFIAPYMAEIERGRGDLTLARIRRGWTSWRGRAVEPLVRDALSRLLPDGTLPAAGAVGSYWTRANDVEVDIVGADRGPIARELLFVGSIKWLDQATFDAHDLAVLHRHRAALTDQPLPILAVSRSGVSCGGLDAAYGPEDLLAAWRSTESR; from the coding sequence ATGGTTGCCTTCGTTGGCCGGCACCGTGAGCTGCGAGTGCTCGCCGCCGAGTTGGAGCGGATCGCGCCCGGCGACAGCCGCCCGGGGCGTTGCCTGCTGATCCGTGGACGACGCCGGGTGGGCAAGTCGCGCCTGGTCGAGCAGTTCGTCGAGAACCTCGACGCGCCCAGCGTCTACTTCACCGCCGCCGGGTCCCCCACGCCGCAAGAGGTTCGGCGGTTCTGCGCCGACGTCGCCGAGTCGCCGCTGCCGGGTCGTGAGTTGCTGGCCGCGGCCAACCCCGAGGACTGGGACTCCGCGTTGCGGCTGCTCGCCGCGGCACTCCCGGAGGACGGCCCGAGTGTCGTGGTGATCGACGAGGTGCCGTACCTGATGGATGGGGAGCACGTCTTCGAAGGCGTGCTGCAACGGGCATGGGATCGGCAGCTGTCCCGTAAACCGGTGCTGCTGATCCTGATCGGCTCCGATCTGTCCATGATGGAGGCGCTGAACAGCTACGAGCGGCCGTTCCACCAGCGGGGTCGGGAGATGGTCGTGGGGCCGCTCAACCCGGCGGACCTCAGCACCATGCTGGAGGTGGATGCGGCCGAGGCCATCGACGCCACACTGGTCACCGGCGGTCTTCCGCTCGTCTGCACCGAATGGCAGCCCGGCACGGACGTATGGGACTTCCTCACCACGGCGCTGGCGGACCCGACGTCGGCCTTGCTCGTCTCGGCGGAACGTTCGCTGGCCGCCGAGTTTCCCGCCGCCGTCCAGGCTCGTGCCGTACTCGCCGCGATCGGTTCCGGCGAGCGGACCTTCGCGAACATCGCCCGCGCCAGCGGTGGCCTCGGCGCTACGCCGCTCCAGCGCTCGCTGGACGTACTCAACGAAAAGCGGCTGGTGGTCGGTGACCTGCCGCTGTCCACCCGGCCGTCGAAGGAACGCCGCTACCGGATCGCAGATCCTTACCTGCGGTTCTGGTTGCACTTCATCGCCCCGTACATGGCCGAGATCGAGCGCGGTCGAGGCGACCTGACCCTCGCCCGGATCCGGCGGGGCTGGACCAGTTGGCGGGGACGTGCGGTGGAGCCCCTGGTCCGGGACGCGCTCTCCCGACTGCTGCCGGACGGGACGCTACCCGCCGCCGGGGCCGTCGGCAGCTACTGGACCCGGGCCAACGATGTCGAGGTCGACATCGTCGGCGCGGACCGTGGGCCGATCGCCCGGGAACTGCTGTTCGTCGGATCGATCAAGTGGCTTGACCAGGCCACCTTCGACGCACACGACCTTGCCGTCCTGCACCGGCACCGGGCCGCGCTCACCGATCAACCGCTGCCGATCCTGGCGGTGTCGCGCAGTGGCGTCTCCTGCGGCGGGTTGGACGCGGCATACGGCCCGGAAGACCTGCTGGCCGCCTGGCGGAGCACGGAGAGCCGGTAA
- a CDS encoding CPCC family cysteine-rich protein, with protein sequence MGKHSIDVQACPCCGFFTGEGGTCPVCFWTNDGQQGSEDAVVEGGPNGDLSLSHARLNFAIYGASHPRYQDMVRAPRVEEQP encoded by the coding sequence GTGGGGAAGCATTCGATCGATGTACAAGCATGTCCATGCTGCGGCTTTTTCACCGGAGAAGGTGGGACCTGTCCGGTCTGTTTCTGGACGAACGACGGCCAGCAGGGGTCGGAGGACGCCGTGGTCGAGGGCGGCCCGAACGGCGACCTGAGCCTGTCCCACGCCCGGCTCAACTTCGCCATCTACGGCGCCAGCCATCCCCGTTACCAGGACATGGTCCGCGCCCCTCGGGTCGAAGAGCAGCCCTGA
- a CDS encoding ABC transporter ATP-binding protein, with translation MLHVEHLTKIYRGGLRANDNLSLVVRPGEVLGLLGHNGAGKTTLLNQVAGLVRPTSGTLRLDGRDPVADPAYARAVCSVQLQAQAPLTGVTPKQAIEILGRIRGGRRQRVRQRTRELLAALDLAEWADVPGERLSGGVRRLTAFCMAVVEPGRLVMLDEPTNDVDPVRRRLLWQQVRHLAADGCAVILVTHNVAEAERSVDRIVVLDHGRAVVTGTPAELRNRVTADLRLELTCTPGLPPPEPPAWAGTASVTGHRVVLPVGTDQTERAVAWALGLRGAGTITEFALHPVSLEDVYVGLTGGTAKEEAGDAILAA, from the coding sequence GTGCTGCACGTCGAACACCTGACGAAGATCTACCGAGGTGGGCTGCGCGCCAACGACAACCTCTCCCTGGTGGTCCGTCCCGGCGAGGTACTCGGCCTGCTCGGACACAACGGCGCCGGCAAGACCACCCTGCTCAACCAGGTCGCCGGCCTGGTCCGACCCACCTCCGGCACGCTGCGGCTGGACGGGCGCGACCCGGTCGCCGACCCGGCGTACGCGCGTGCGGTCTGCTCGGTCCAACTCCAGGCACAGGCACCGCTGACCGGGGTGACGCCGAAACAGGCGATCGAGATCCTCGGCCGGATCCGGGGCGGCAGACGGCAACGGGTACGGCAACGTACCCGGGAACTGCTGGCCGCCCTCGACCTCGCCGAGTGGGCCGACGTACCCGGAGAACGGCTCTCCGGGGGTGTCCGCCGGCTGACCGCGTTCTGCATGGCGGTGGTCGAACCCGGCCGGCTGGTCATGCTCGACGAGCCCACCAACGACGTCGACCCGGTCCGCCGCCGCCTGCTCTGGCAGCAGGTACGCCACCTCGCCGCGGACGGGTGCGCGGTCATCCTGGTCACCCACAACGTGGCCGAGGCCGAGCGGAGCGTCGACCGGATCGTCGTGCTCGACCACGGTCGGGCGGTGGTCACCGGCACCCCCGCCGAACTGCGCAACCGGGTCACCGCCGACCTGCGGCTCGAACTCACCTGCACACCGGGGCTGCCACCACCCGAGCCACCGGCCTGGGCCGGCACCGCGAGTGTCACCGGCCACCGGGTCGTCCTCCCCGTCGGCACCGACCAGACCGAACGGGCGGTCGCCTGGGCGCTCGGCCTGCGCGGCGCCGGAACCATCACCGAGTTCGCCCTGCACCCGGTCAGCCTCGAAGACGTCTACGTCGGCCTGACCGGCGGCACCGCGAAGGAGGAGGCCGGCGATGCGATCCTGGCTGCGTAG
- a CDS encoding diacylglycerol/lipid kinase family protein, producing MTRVAVIAHRKKTLGGGLGELRRRLTDEGIKDPIWYEVPKSRKAPKKVRKALDKGAELILVWGGDGMVQHCVDTLAGWDGATGILPAGTANLLATNLGIPQDLDEALRIALHGERRRIDLGRVNGQHFAVMAGAGFDAEMISDADRQMKDSMGKLAYVWTGLRHVRDEVVPVKIKVDGEKWFDGEASCVLFGNVSTITGGIEAFDDARPDDGRLEIGVATGHGVIDWARTLGRMAVGRSENSPLIEITQGRKVDVRFGKPQTYEVDGGACGTDKRLKVRVVPSAITVCVPAQREGDQATEG from the coding sequence GTGACCAGGGTCGCGGTGATCGCCCACCGCAAGAAGACCCTCGGCGGCGGGCTCGGCGAGCTGCGTCGGCGGCTCACCGACGAGGGCATCAAAGACCCGATCTGGTACGAGGTGCCGAAAAGCCGCAAGGCTCCCAAGAAGGTACGGAAAGCGCTGGACAAGGGAGCCGAGCTGATCCTGGTCTGGGGCGGGGACGGCATGGTCCAGCACTGCGTGGACACCCTCGCCGGCTGGGACGGTGCCACCGGGATCCTCCCGGCCGGTACGGCCAACCTGCTCGCCACCAACCTCGGCATTCCGCAGGACCTCGACGAGGCGCTCCGGATCGCCCTGCACGGCGAGCGTCGCCGGATCGACCTCGGTCGGGTCAACGGGCAGCACTTCGCGGTGATGGCCGGCGCCGGATTCGACGCGGAGATGATCTCGGACGCCGACCGGCAGATGAAGGACAGCATGGGCAAGCTCGCCTACGTCTGGACCGGCCTGCGGCACGTACGCGACGAGGTCGTGCCGGTGAAGATCAAGGTCGACGGGGAGAAGTGGTTCGACGGCGAGGCGAGCTGCGTGCTGTTCGGCAACGTCAGCACGATCACCGGCGGGATCGAGGCGTTCGACGACGCCCGCCCCGACGACGGCCGGCTGGAGATCGGGGTCGCCACCGGGCACGGGGTGATCGACTGGGCCCGTACGCTCGGCCGGATGGCGGTCGGCCGGTCCGAGAACTCCCCGCTGATCGAGATCACCCAGGGGCGCAAGGTCGACGTACGGTTCGGCAAGCCCCAGACGTACGAGGTCGACGGCGGGGCGTGCGGCACCGACAAGCGACTGAAGGTACGGGTGGTGCCGTCCGCCATCACGGTGTGCGTACCGGCCCAGCGTGAGGGCGATCAGGCGACCGAAGGCTAG
- a CDS encoding LLM class F420-dependent oxidoreductase, giving the protein MRLVIFTEPQDGATYQDLLRVARHTSDCGFDGFFRSDHYLHMNGDGQPGPTDAWLTLAGLALQTERIRLGTLVTSATFRLPGPLAISVAQVDEMSGGRVELGLGTGWFEAEHRAYGIPFPPLKERFDRLTEQLEVITGLWGTPPGDTFTYRGGYYDLYDSPAMPKPVQHPGPPVIVGGTGLKRTPVLAARFADEYNVPFQSAQAAAKNFAAVVEACERIGRDAAGRAPLTLSAAVTVVCGRNDAEVRRRADAIGRDLDELRTGPGVVGTPDEVVEQLHEYAKGGASRFFLQFLDLADLDQLDLIAAEVAPQL; this is encoded by the coding sequence ATGCGATTGGTCATCTTCACCGAGCCGCAGGACGGCGCGACGTACCAGGATCTGCTCCGGGTGGCGCGCCACACGTCCGACTGTGGCTTCGACGGCTTCTTCCGGTCCGACCACTATCTGCACATGAACGGGGACGGCCAACCGGGCCCGACCGACGCCTGGCTGACCCTGGCCGGGCTCGCCCTGCAGACCGAGCGGATCCGGCTCGGCACCCTGGTCACCTCGGCCACCTTCCGGCTGCCCGGACCGCTGGCCATCTCGGTCGCGCAGGTGGACGAGATGAGCGGTGGACGGGTCGAACTGGGCCTGGGCACCGGCTGGTTCGAGGCCGAGCACCGCGCGTACGGGATCCCGTTCCCGCCGCTCAAGGAGCGGTTCGACCGGTTGACCGAGCAGCTCGAGGTGATCACCGGCCTGTGGGGGACCCCGCCGGGTGACACCTTCACGTACCGGGGCGGTTACTACGACCTCTACGACTCGCCCGCGATGCCGAAGCCGGTCCAGCACCCGGGACCACCGGTCATCGTCGGCGGCACCGGCCTGAAGCGGACGCCGGTCCTGGCCGCCAGGTTCGCCGACGAGTACAACGTCCCGTTCCAGTCCGCGCAGGCGGCGGCGAAGAACTTCGCCGCGGTGGTCGAGGCCTGCGAGCGGATCGGCCGGGACGCCGCCGGTCGTGCGCCGCTGACGCTCTCGGCCGCGGTCACGGTGGTCTGCGGGCGAAACGACGCCGAGGTACGCCGCCGGGCCGACGCCATCGGCCGGGACCTGGACGAGCTGCGCACCGGACCCGGTGTGGTCGGCACCCCGGACGAGGTGGTCGAGCAACTGCACGAGTACGCCAAGGGCGGGGCTTCCCGCTTCTTCCTGCAGTTCCTGGACCTCGCCGACCTGGACCAGCTCGACCTGATCGCCGCCGAGGTGGCCCCTCAGCTCTGA
- a CDS encoding zinc finger domain-containing protein, producing the protein MPEGDTVWNTARALHRALAGGRLTASDFRVPQLAGTDLVGWTVLEAVSRGKHLLIRLAEPAGERRLSLHSHLRMDGAWRVYPPGERWAARPAHLIRLVLRTADAIAVGYHLHEVALVPTDREAELVGGLGPDLLGPDWDPAEAVRRLGTHPRTTIAEALLDQSNLAGVGNLYKSEVLFLRGVNPWTPVAAVPDLTGLVTLAQRLLSANRGRWTQSTTGSLHRGQTNYVYGRRAQPCRRCGMLVEKAEQGDRVTYWCPRCQPAPS; encoded by the coding sequence GTGCCCGAAGGCGACACCGTCTGGAACACCGCCCGCGCGCTGCACCGCGCGCTGGCCGGTGGCCGGCTGACCGCCAGCGACTTCCGGGTGCCCCAGCTCGCCGGCACCGACCTGGTCGGCTGGACCGTCCTGGAAGCGGTCAGCCGAGGCAAGCACCTGCTGATCCGCCTCGCCGAGCCGGCCGGCGAGCGGCGCCTCAGCCTGCACTCCCACCTGCGGATGGACGGGGCCTGGCGGGTCTACCCGCCGGGTGAGCGCTGGGCCGCCCGGCCGGCGCACCTGATCCGGCTGGTGCTGCGTACGGCGGATGCCATCGCGGTCGGTTACCACCTGCACGAGGTCGCCCTGGTGCCGACCGACCGGGAGGCAGAACTGGTCGGCGGGCTCGGCCCCGACCTGCTCGGCCCGGACTGGGACCCCGCCGAGGCGGTACGCCGGCTCGGCACCCACCCCCGGACGACCATCGCCGAGGCGCTCCTCGACCAGTCCAACCTGGCCGGCGTGGGCAACCTCTACAAGTCGGAGGTGCTCTTCCTGCGGGGCGTCAACCCGTGGACACCGGTGGCGGCGGTACCCGACCTGACCGGGCTGGTGACACTCGCCCAGCGGCTGCTCTCGGCGAACCGTGGACGGTGGACGCAGAGCACCACCGGCTCCCTGCACCGGGGGCAGACCAACTACGTGTACGGCCGACGCGCCCAACCGTGCCGTCGCTGCGGCATGCTGGTAGAGAAGGCCGAACAGGGCGACCGGGTCACGTACTGGTGCCCGCGCTGCCAGCCCGCCCCGAGCTGA
- a CDS encoding alpha/beta fold hydrolase encodes MTKVQSRPGTTNRVQSIPSSVVHRKASVAGTEVFYREAGTVGAPKLLLLHGYPASSHQYRNLMPALADRFHLLAPDYPGFGNTGVPDPSDFAYTFDHLADVVDQLVNQVDFIGPMGIYMEGYGGAIGNRLVDRHRDWLQWQIIQNANSYEEGLSPAWDPFKALWNDRNPDTEQAMMSLMTPDGVKLVYTHGHKDLESLSPDNWNMDSFFLAGQDAQRAQLELFYDFRTNVALFPQWQEAARTHRPETLILWGMNDIFFTPTAGEMYLRDLPNAELVRLDSGHFVVEDSLDEVVTAINRFYDGRVRPAR; translated from the coding sequence ATGACCAAGGTGCAATCCCGTCCGGGCACGACGAACCGGGTCCAGTCCATTCCCAGTTCCGTCGTCCACCGGAAGGCGAGCGTCGCCGGGACAGAGGTGTTCTACCGTGAGGCGGGGACGGTCGGCGCACCGAAACTGTTGCTCCTGCACGGATATCCGGCCTCGTCGCACCAGTACCGCAACCTGATGCCGGCACTGGCGGACCGCTTTCACCTGCTCGCCCCGGACTATCCCGGCTTCGGCAACACCGGCGTCCCGGATCCGTCCGATTTCGCCTACACCTTCGACCACCTTGCCGACGTGGTCGACCAACTGGTCAACCAGGTCGACTTCATCGGGCCGATGGGCATCTACATGGAGGGGTACGGCGGCGCGATCGGGAACCGGCTGGTCGACCGACACCGGGACTGGCTCCAGTGGCAGATCATCCAGAACGCCAACTCGTACGAGGAGGGCCTGAGTCCGGCCTGGGATCCGTTCAAGGCGCTCTGGAACGACCGGAATCCGGACACCGAGCAGGCGATGATGTCGCTCATGACGCCGGACGGGGTGAAGCTCGTCTACACCCACGGCCACAAGGACCTGGAGTCGCTCAGCCCGGACAACTGGAACATGGACTCGTTCTTCCTCGCCGGTCAGGACGCGCAACGGGCCCAGTTGGAACTGTTCTACGACTTCCGTACCAACGTCGCGTTGTTTCCGCAGTGGCAGGAGGCAGCGCGTACGCACCGGCCCGAGACGCTGATCCTCTGGGGCATGAACGACATCTTCTTCACCCCCACCGCGGGCGAGATGTACCTGCGGGATCTGCCCAACGCCGAACTGGTGCGGCTCGACTCGGGACATTTTGTGGTGGAGGACAGCCTCGACGAAGTCGTGACCGCGATCAACAGGTTCTACGACGGGCGCGTACGCCCGGCCCGCTGA
- a CDS encoding pentapeptide repeat-containing protein, which translates to MPVRAVRRESGRSAERAPVEPKRPASLDLATVEEHDLDHEATFRRLGFVDLDLSGRSADAVEFEQCRLRGTDLSGATLDGAKFSDCLVESSNLANLRVEKSTLLRVRVSTARMTGVHWVNGSLRDVTFSQCRLDLASFRFSNFRHVVFEGCNLSRADFTNADLGGVRFTDCDLTGAQFSHAKLPGTRFVNCSLAGIGGVTSLAGAIVARADLIALSYTLAGALGIRIEDEDADPDAERT; encoded by the coding sequence ATGCCAGTACGCGCGGTACGCCGGGAAAGCGGTCGGTCGGCCGAGCGGGCACCGGTGGAGCCGAAACGACCCGCGTCGCTGGACCTGGCCACGGTCGAGGAGCACGACCTCGACCACGAGGCGACGTTCCGCCGGCTGGGGTTCGTGGACCTGGATCTGTCCGGCCGGTCGGCGGACGCGGTGGAGTTCGAGCAGTGCCGGTTGCGCGGCACCGACCTGAGCGGCGCAACGCTGGACGGGGCGAAGTTCAGCGACTGTCTGGTCGAGAGCTCGAACCTGGCCAACCTGCGGGTGGAGAAGTCGACCCTGCTGCGGGTACGGGTCTCGACGGCACGGATGACCGGCGTGCACTGGGTCAACGGGTCGCTGCGCGACGTGACGTTCTCGCAGTGCCGGCTCGACCTGGCCTCGTTCCGGTTCTCGAACTTCCGGCACGTGGTGTTCGAGGGGTGCAACCTGAGCCGGGCCGACTTCACCAACGCCGACCTCGGCGGCGTACGGTTCACCGACTGCGACCTGACCGGTGCCCAGTTCAGCCACGCGAAGTTGCCCGGCACCCGGTTCGTCAACTGTTCCCTGGCCGGGATCGGTGGGGTGACGAGTCTGGCCGGTGCGATCGTCGCGCGGGCCGACCTGATCGCGTTGTCGTACACGCTCGCGGGTGCGCTCGGCATCCGGATCGAGGACGAGGACGCCGATCCGGATGCCGAGCGCACCTGA
- a CDS encoding ABC transporter permease — translation MRSWLRSYLLLLRWSTIRLRHTLPLMVIIQTMLAVGIVIGFSFLIPTMDPATALYLSTGAPTLGLITVGMVLAPQLVAEAKTAGTFDYNRTLPVPRSAILAADLSTWLVTALPGLVLALLTATIRFDLTLDISPLVVVAVLLVAVTATAIGYAIAYATSPTVTGLIAQLIVFVALMFAPINFPADRLPEWLQTVHLALPFQYMAEAVRDTLAVPPDGVSGLPFAVLGVWCLLGLTITLRIMTRRA, via the coding sequence ATGCGATCCTGGCTGCGTAGCTACCTGCTGCTCCTGCGGTGGAGCACCATCCGGCTCAGGCACACCCTCCCGCTGATGGTCATCATCCAGACCATGCTGGCGGTCGGCATCGTGATCGGCTTCTCGTTCCTGATCCCCACCATGGACCCCGCCACCGCGCTCTACCTGTCGACCGGCGCACCCACCCTCGGCCTGATCACCGTCGGCATGGTGCTCGCCCCGCAGTTGGTCGCCGAGGCCAAGACCGCCGGTACCTTCGACTACAACCGGACCCTCCCGGTGCCCCGGTCCGCGATCCTCGCCGCCGACCTCAGCACCTGGCTGGTCACCGCACTGCCCGGACTGGTCCTGGCGCTGCTCACGGCAACGATCCGGTTCGACCTCACCCTCGACATCAGCCCGCTCGTCGTGGTCGCCGTCCTGCTCGTCGCGGTGACCGCAACCGCCATCGGGTACGCGATCGCGTACGCCACCTCGCCGACGGTGACCGGCCTCATCGCCCAGCTCATCGTCTTCGTGGCGCTGATGTTCGCCCCGATCAACTTTCCCGCCGACCGGCTACCCGAATGGCTCCAGACCGTGCACCTGGCGCTGCCGTTCCAGTACATGGCCGAAGCCGTACGCGACACCCTGGCCGTCCCGCCGGACGGGGTAAGCGGACTCCCGTTCGCCGTACTGGGCGTGTGGTGCCTACTCGGCCTCACCATCACCCTGCGGATCATGACCCGTCGGGCATAG
- a CDS encoding SAM hydrolase/SAM-dependent halogenase family protein, translating to MPGYGWISLTTDYGLSDGFVAACHGVVARLAPAVRVLDVTHLVPPGDLGRGAAVLAQTVVDLPPAVHVAVVDPGVGTARRGVALQTPGGLLVGPDNGLLCWAADALGGTERAVELTNSDWHAATVSHTFHGRDVFAPVAARLALGAEFADAGPSVDPASLVRLPDPVVGSGPGWLAAEVLSVDHFGNVQLAAPASALDGLGAALLVEGVPARRAATFGDVPSGALAVLADSAGRVALAVNGGRADALLSLVTGQVLRIADAS from the coding sequence ATGCCCGGCTATGGCTGGATCAGCCTGACCACCGACTACGGACTCTCCGACGGCTTCGTCGCCGCCTGCCACGGGGTGGTGGCCCGGCTGGCGCCCGCCGTACGGGTCCTCGACGTGACCCACCTGGTGCCGCCTGGCGACCTCGGGCGGGGTGCGGCCGTACTCGCCCAGACGGTGGTGGACCTGCCGCCGGCGGTGCACGTGGCGGTGGTCGACCCCGGTGTCGGCACCGCTCGGCGCGGGGTGGCGCTACAGACCCCCGGCGGGCTGCTGGTCGGGCCGGACAACGGGCTGCTCTGCTGGGCGGCCGACGCCCTCGGCGGGACCGAGCGTGCGGTGGAGCTGACCAACTCGGACTGGCACGCGGCGACCGTCTCGCACACCTTCCACGGACGGGACGTCTTCGCCCCGGTCGCCGCCCGACTCGCGCTCGGCGCCGAGTTCGCCGACGCCGGGCCATCGGTCGACCCGGCCAGTCTGGTCCGGCTCCCCGATCCGGTGGTCGGTAGCGGGCCGGGCTGGCTCGCCGCCGAGGTCCTGTCGGTGGACCACTTCGGCAACGTGCAGCTCGCCGCGCCCGCGTCCGCGCTGGACGGGCTGGGGGCGGCGTTGCTGGTGGAGGGCGTTCCGGCCCGCCGGGCGGCGACTTTCGGTGACGTACCGAGCGGTGCGCTCGCGGTGCTCGCAGACTCCGCCGGGCGGGTGGCGCTGGCGGTGAACGGTGGCCGCGCGGATGCCCTACTTTCGCTGGTAACGGGGCAGGTGCTACGGATAGCGGACGCTAGCTGA
- a CDS encoding VOC family protein → MTTDVAPDYFKPEAGIFLATLLIVRDIDRSREFYERVFGATCIHDSNPLILRFHNSYIIINVEGGPTDDKPTVQAKAPADSDTLSCAMNVRVTDIRSLYQEWKARGADFITEPKDHGTEIRCYLRDPDGYLIEVGQGL, encoded by the coding sequence ATGACAACCGATGTGGCACCCGACTATTTCAAGCCCGAGGCGGGGATCTTCCTCGCCACCCTGCTGATCGTTCGCGACATCGACCGGTCACGGGAGTTCTACGAGCGGGTGTTCGGCGCGACCTGCATCCACGACAGCAACCCGCTGATCCTCCGCTTCCACAACAGCTACATCATCATCAACGTCGAGGGCGGCCCGACGGACGACAAGCCGACCGTGCAGGCCAAGGCGCCCGCCGACTCCGACACGTTGAGCTGTGCGATGAACGTACGGGTCACCGACATCCGGTCGCTCTACCAGGAGTGGAAGGCGCGCGGCGCGGACTTCATCACCGAGCCGAAGGACCACGGTACGGAGATCCGCTGTTACCTGCGCGACCCCGACGGCTACCTGATCGAGGTCGGCCAGGGCCTCTGA
- a CDS encoding VOC family protein: MGVRIQVAFDAADPHALARFWAEALRYRQEDHSALIGQLLDGGQLQAQEVIEVDGRRAFRDVATCTDPDGTGPRLFFQRVPEPKTAKNRVHLDLQVGPEAAKAEVERLVELGATLAWVTSDRGPVNTTLHDPEGNELCVS; encoded by the coding sequence ATGGGCGTGAGAATTCAGGTGGCCTTCGACGCGGCCGACCCGCACGCGCTGGCCCGCTTCTGGGCCGAGGCGCTGCGTTACCGGCAGGAGGACCACAGCGCGCTGATCGGGCAACTGCTCGACGGCGGTCAGCTACAGGCGCAGGAAGTGATCGAGGTCGACGGTCGCCGGGCCTTCCGGGACGTGGCGACCTGCACGGACCCCGACGGCACCGGGCCCCGACTGTTCTTCCAGCGGGTGCCGGAGCCGAAGACCGCGAAGAACAGGGTGCACCTGGACCTCCAGGTCGGTCCGGAGGCGGCGAAGGCGGAGGTCGAACGACTGGTCGAGTTGGGCGCCACCCTCGCCTGGGTCACGTCCGACCGGGGTCCGGTCAACACCACCCTGCACGACCCCGAGGGCAACGAACTCTGCGTGAGCTGA
- a CDS encoding TetR/AcrR family transcriptional regulator: MSDRLTRAQQQQRTRQHLLDAAETLFGERGIHRTSLDEVAAEAGLTKGAIYANFEGKTGLVAAILERRLTDDHPAYPGTDVDADVSYDGWLRQLGADYDANLPLPEVRRFAMAIVEFWLYGMRTPEARESIAAWLRVVRASNAKEIVERTGGNPPMPADQLAALMTALDVGVAVQHLIDPDAVPTEVYGRGLRAILGTDGASRKAAQETSDPAAAEG; encoded by the coding sequence ATGAGCGATCGACTCACCCGTGCGCAGCAGCAACAGCGCACCCGCCAGCACCTGCTGGACGCGGCCGAGACGCTCTTCGGCGAACGGGGCATCCACCGGACCTCGCTCGACGAGGTGGCGGCCGAGGCCGGGCTGACCAAGGGCGCCATCTACGCCAACTTCGAGGGCAAGACCGGCCTGGTGGCGGCGATCCTCGAACGCAGGCTCACCGACGACCACCCGGCCTACCCCGGCACCGATGTCGACGCCGACGTCTCGTACGACGGCTGGCTGCGCCAGCTCGGCGCCGACTACGACGCCAACCTCCCCCTGCCCGAGGTACGCCGGTTCGCCATGGCCATCGTCGAGTTCTGGCTGTACGGGATGCGCACCCCGGAGGCCCGGGAGTCGATCGCGGCGTGGCTGCGGGTGGTACGGGCGAGCAACGCGAAGGAGATCGTCGAGCGGACCGGGGGCAATCCGCCGATGCCCGCCGACCAGTTGGCCGCCCTGATGACCGCGCTGGACGTCGGCGTCGCCGTACAGCACCTGATCGACCCCGACGCGGTTCCCACCGAGGTCTACGGGCGTGGCCTGCGCGCCATCCTCGGCACCGACGGGGCGTCCCGGAAGGCAGCCCAGGAGACATCCGACCCGGCGGCAGCCGAGGGGTGA